In the Ilumatobacteraceae bacterium genome, one interval contains:
- a CDS encoding DUF427 domain-containing protein: protein MAAQRPRVRVEPNPKWIRGVVDGQTVVDSHDVRYVWEIPYYPAWYFPLDAVAGELVPNGGTVRSPSRGDGTRYDLVVGQRTIADAAWRHLDSPVEELRDLVRFEWAAMDSWFEENTEVFVHPRSPEVRVDALPSSRHVRVLIDGEVVADSVRPTILYETGLPARYYLPKLDVRMDLLTPTDTSSACPYKGWASYWRVTVGDTTHDDIVWGYTTPLPESEAIAGLVCFYNEQVDLEIDGELVERPRTKFS from the coding sequence ATGGCTGCCCAGCGTCCCCGTGTCCGTGTCGAGCCGAACCCGAAGTGGATCCGAGGTGTGGTCGATGGTCAGACCGTGGTCGACAGCCATGACGTGCGGTACGTGTGGGAGATCCCGTACTACCCGGCGTGGTACTTCCCGCTCGACGCGGTCGCCGGTGAGCTCGTGCCGAACGGCGGCACGGTGCGTTCGCCGAGCCGCGGTGATGGCACCCGCTACGACCTGGTGGTGGGGCAACGCACGATCGCGGACGCGGCGTGGCGCCATCTCGACTCGCCGGTCGAGGAGCTCCGTGACCTCGTGCGGTTCGAGTGGGCCGCGATGGACTCGTGGTTCGAGGAGAACACCGAGGTGTTCGTGCATCCGCGCAGCCCGGAGGTTCGTGTCGATGCGCTGCCGTCGAGCCGGCACGTGCGGGTGCTGATCGACGGCGAGGTGGTCGCCGACTCGGTGCGCCCAACGATCCTGTACGAGACGGGCCTGCCGGCCCGGTACTACCTCCCCAAGCTGGACGTTCGTATGGATCTGTTGACGCCGACCGACACGTCGAGTGCCTGCCCGTACAAGGGGTGGGCGAGCTACTGGCGCGTGACCGTCGGCGACACGACCCACGACGACATCGTGTGGGGCTACACCACGCCTCTGCCCGAGTCGGAGGCGATCGCCGGGCTCGTGTGCTTCTACAACGAGCAGGTCGACCTCGAGATCGACGGCGAGCTCGTCGAGCGCCCCCGCACCAAGTTCTCCTGA
- a CDS encoding cyclic nucleotide-binding domain-containing protein, whose amino-acid sequence MSSLLERCHGLPVREVAAGEALVTERRPDGTMFVLLDGEFDVTNQGAKVASITEPGAVIGEISVLLDSSPGATVTAVVPSRVHVVDDPLGFMTRDPAALLAVARTLAGRLDRLVGYLADVKTQYASAGGHLELLDGILAELAFGEQPPVDAGSERDPDPYY is encoded by the coding sequence ATGTCGAGTCTCCTGGAGCGCTGTCACGGACTCCCGGTGCGTGAGGTGGCCGCAGGCGAGGCACTCGTCACCGAGCGCCGTCCCGACGGCACGATGTTCGTGCTGCTCGACGGCGAGTTCGACGTGACGAATCAGGGCGCCAAGGTCGCCTCGATCACCGAACCCGGAGCGGTCATCGGCGAGATCTCGGTGCTGCTCGATTCGTCGCCCGGTGCCACGGTCACGGCGGTCGTCCCCTCGCGAGTCCATGTGGTCGACGACCCGCTCGGCTTCATGACCCGCGACCCGGCAGCACTGCTCGCGGTGGCCCGCACACTCGCCGGTCGCCTCGACCGTCTCGTCGGCTACCTCGCCGACGTGAAGACGCAATACGCGTCCGCAGGCGGCCACCTCGAGTTGCTCGACGGCATCCTGGCCGAACTGGCCTTCGGGGAGCAGCCACCGGTCGACGCAGGGTCCGAGCGGGACCCCGATCCGTACTACTGA
- a CDS encoding crotonase/enoyl-CoA hydratase family protein, giving the protein MSPRGRPPSPTPIAPPTSSSSAPADSDHRPSPRHRASREDARMGEAVREDTHGHVRRLTLCRAERYNTITPQLRDELGAAIDAAERDSAVSVILLDAEGPAFCAGYDLDWGTGAQADEETGDAPVWDSVRDQHLIRSFADTWAKLHDCSKPTVAAVQGWCIAGGTNIVFNAHLIVAAESARFGYPPSRVWGVPEAPWNWVARMGLQNARRYMLTGDEFTAAQALELGAVLEVVPDDALHDHAMALAQRIAQVPVNQLEMITWSLNAVADEMYDPRSSRRLGTLFDGVARHTQEGLDFVARSGEVGIREAVRERDRPFGDYGERSS; this is encoded by the coding sequence GTGTCTCCTCGTGGAAGACCACCGTCGCCGACGCCGATCGCGCCGCCGACGTCATCATCGAGTGCGCCGGCGGACTCTGACCACCGACCCTCCCCCCGCCATCGCGCTTCGCGCGAGGATGCCCGCATGGGTGAAGCAGTTCGAGAGGACACACACGGCCACGTCCGACGCCTGACGCTGTGCCGCGCCGAGCGGTACAACACGATCACGCCGCAGCTCCGCGACGAACTCGGCGCCGCGATCGACGCTGCCGAGCGCGACTCGGCCGTGAGCGTGATCCTGCTCGACGCGGAGGGCCCGGCGTTCTGCGCCGGCTACGACCTCGACTGGGGCACCGGAGCCCAGGCCGACGAGGAGACCGGGGACGCTCCCGTCTGGGACTCGGTTCGCGACCAGCACCTCATCCGCTCGTTCGCCGACACCTGGGCGAAGCTGCACGACTGTTCGAAGCCCACGGTCGCCGCCGTGCAGGGCTGGTGCATCGCGGGCGGCACGAACATCGTCTTCAACGCCCACCTCATCGTCGCCGCAGAGTCGGCCCGGTTCGGCTACCCGCCATCGCGGGTCTGGGGTGTGCCGGAGGCGCCGTGGAACTGGGTCGCCCGGATGGGGCTCCAGAACGCCAGGCGCTACATGCTCACCGGCGACGAGTTCACGGCCGCGCAGGCGCTCGAGTTGGGGGCGGTCCTCGAGGTCGTGCCCGACGATGCGCTCCACGATCACGCGATGGCGCTCGCCCAGCGCATCGCACAGGTGCCCGTCAACCAGTTGGAGATGATCACCTGGTCGCTCAACGCGGTCGCCGACGAGATGTACGACCCGAGGTCGTCTCGACGGCTCGGCACACTCTTCGACGGCGTCGCCCGCCACACCCAGGAAGGCCTCGACTTCGTCGCTCGTTCGGGCGAGGTCGGCATCCGCGAAGCGGTGCGAGAACGCGACCGTCCGTTCGGCGACTACGGGGAGCGCTCGTCGTGA
- a CDS encoding inositol monophosphatase — protein MIDPKLPQAVETFHAAADEVAAVLRANTDWGASGVRDGQYAVDLDADAVCLDALYRAGYRVLSEESGITGPPGSDSAPIVVVDPLDGSTNASRRIPWYGSALCLVDDDGPAAALVVNHATGERFSAVRGGGRAERDGVSISPSGATELSASILGVSGLPTHHYGWAQFRALGASAPDICAVACGVTDAWCDMNDDGHGVWDYLASVLILEEAGGVAREVLGRDLCVLDHEARRAPVVAATPELLDALLAERRRG, from the coding sequence GTGATCGATCCCAAGCTGCCCCAAGCCGTCGAGACGTTCCACGCCGCCGCCGACGAGGTCGCGGCCGTGCTGCGGGCGAACACGGATTGGGGGGCGTCGGGTGTTCGCGACGGCCAGTACGCCGTCGACCTCGACGCCGACGCCGTGTGTCTCGACGCGCTGTACCGGGCCGGGTACCGGGTGCTGTCGGAGGAAAGCGGCATCACCGGGCCACCCGGGTCCGACTCGGCACCGATCGTCGTGGTCGATCCGCTCGACGGTTCGACGAACGCGTCACGGCGGATCCCCTGGTACGGATCGGCGCTGTGCCTGGTCGACGACGACGGCCCGGCGGCCGCGCTGGTGGTCAACCACGCGACGGGCGAGCGGTTCTCGGCCGTGCGCGGCGGTGGTCGGGCGGAGCGCGACGGTGTGTCGATCTCACCATCGGGAGCGACGGAGCTCTCCGCGTCGATCCTCGGCGTGTCGGGCCTCCCGACGCACCACTACGGATGGGCACAGTTCCGGGCGCTCGGCGCGTCGGCGCCCGACATCTGTGCCGTCGCGTGTGGGGTGACCGACGCGTGGTGCGACATGAACGACGACGGACACGGCGTGTGGGACTACCTCGCGTCGGTGCTGATCCTGGAGGAGGCCGGGGGCGTGGCACGGGAGGTGCTCGGCCGTGACCTGTGCGTGCTCGACCACGAAGCCCGACGCGCTCCGGTCGTCGCGGCGACGCCCGAGTTGCTCGACGCGTTGCTCGCCGAACGTCGGCGCGGCTGA
- a CDS encoding SDR family NAD(P)-dependent oxidoreductase, which produces MTGRLDGKVCIVVGAGQQAGPTIGNGRATSIRFAQEGARLLLVDRDADAVAQTADEIRSGTPAAEIVTVTADITADDAPATIVRTALDAYGRIDVLHNNVGIGAGDAPPHRLTDEVFDRIIDVNLRALWRTCREVVPPMREQEAGVITNVSSIASIAGNHIAAYRMSKAGVDALTKNLALTNARYGIRVNAILPGLIDTPLGVDSAAAAMGVERDVLAARRAEAVPMGHQGTAWDVANAALFLASDEAAFISGVCLPVDGAQSARVG; this is translated from the coding sequence GTGACCGGCCGCCTCGACGGGAAGGTCTGCATCGTCGTCGGCGCCGGCCAGCAAGCCGGGCCGACGATCGGCAACGGCCGCGCCACCTCGATCAGGTTCGCGCAGGAGGGCGCCCGCCTGCTGCTGGTCGACCGCGACGCCGACGCAGTCGCCCAGACCGCCGACGAAATCCGCTCCGGCACCCCAGCGGCCGAGATCGTCACGGTCACCGCCGACATCACGGCCGACGACGCACCGGCGACCATCGTGCGGACCGCGCTCGACGCCTACGGGCGGATCGACGTCCTCCACAACAATGTCGGCATCGGCGCCGGTGACGCACCGCCCCACCGGCTCACCGACGAGGTGTTCGACCGCATCATCGACGTCAACCTGCGGGCGCTCTGGCGCACGTGCCGCGAGGTCGTCCCGCCGATGCGCGAACAAGAGGCCGGCGTGATCACGAACGTCTCCTCGATCGCATCGATCGCCGGCAACCACATCGCCGCCTACCGGATGTCCAAGGCGGGCGTCGACGCGCTCACCAAGAACCTCGCCCTCACCAACGCGAGGTACGGGATCCGCGTCAACGCGATCCTGCCCGGGCTGATCGACACACCCCTCGGTGTCGACTCGGCCGCCGCGGCGATGGGGGTCGAACGGGACGTCCTCGCCGCCCGACGCGCCGAAGCCGTCCCGATGGGACACCAGGGCACGGCGTGGGACGTCGCCAACGCAGCGCTCTTCCTCGCATCCGACGAGGCGGCGTTCATCAGCGGCGTATGCCTCCCGGTCGACGGCGCCCAGTCGGCACGCGTCGGCTGA
- a CDS encoding serine hydrolase domain-containing protein: MAEHEMTDPAAVGMSGERLARVAPAMQEFVDRGVVRGISTLVARRGRIVHRSLHGHRDAEAGLPMTDDTVFRVYSMTKPIVSTALMLLHETGRFQLDQPVAAFLPAFAAPKVIQADGSLVDAARPVTIGDVLAHTSGLTYDFMIDNPAAELYREHRVMHDATRPLDEVVDLIASLPLAFQPGERFHYSVGIDVAARLIEVLADQPLGVFLAERMFGPLGMDDTAFGVPDDRLDRLSAMYGLPDLVGADYHAGDLVEAALGGFNERIDVSATYPTSTPDVFVRGGLGLFSTIDDYHRFAQMLANGGELDGERVVGRKTLELMHANRLAPAQMPWEIMGLPTPGFGFGLGSRVMVDLAASQGPGSVGEFGWAGAAKTYYWVDPAEDLVGVFMAQYMTGPEQPDRTFRSVVHQAIID; this comes from the coding sequence GTGGCCGAGCACGAGATGACCGATCCGGCAGCAGTGGGCATGAGCGGCGAGCGCCTCGCGCGCGTCGCGCCGGCGATGCAGGAGTTCGTCGACCGCGGTGTCGTGCGTGGCATCAGCACGCTCGTCGCCCGTCGCGGACGGATCGTGCACCGCAGCCTGCACGGCCACCGCGACGCCGAGGCCGGTCTGCCGATGACCGACGACACCGTGTTCCGCGTCTACTCGATGACCAAGCCGATCGTCTCGACCGCGCTGATGCTGCTCCACGAGACCGGGCGGTTCCAGCTCGATCAGCCGGTCGCCGCGTTCCTGCCGGCGTTCGCGGCCCCGAAGGTGATCCAGGCCGACGGTTCGCTCGTCGACGCCGCTCGGCCGGTCACGATCGGCGACGTGCTGGCCCATACGAGCGGGCTGACCTACGACTTCATGATCGACAACCCGGCGGCCGAGCTCTATCGCGAACACCGGGTCATGCACGACGCCACCCGCCCACTCGACGAGGTCGTCGACCTGATCGCCTCGCTGCCGCTCGCGTTCCAGCCGGGGGAGCGGTTCCACTACTCGGTCGGCATCGACGTGGCCGCCCGCCTGATCGAGGTGCTCGCCGATCAGCCGCTCGGTGTCTTCCTCGCCGAGCGCATGTTCGGACCGCTCGGGATGGACGACACCGCATTCGGCGTGCCCGACGATCGACTCGACCGGCTCTCCGCCATGTACGGCCTGCCCGACCTCGTGGGCGCCGACTACCACGCCGGCGACCTCGTCGAGGCCGCGCTCGGTGGCTTCAACGAACGGATCGACGTGTCGGCGACCTACCCGACCTCGACACCCGACGTCTTCGTCCGCGGCGGCCTCGGTCTGTTCTCGACGATCGACGATTACCACCGTTTCGCCCAGATGCTCGCCAACGGCGGCGAACTGGACGGTGAACGTGTCGTGGGCCGGAAGACGCTCGAACTCATGCACGCCAACCGCCTGGCCCCGGCGCAGATGCCATGGGAGATCATGGGGTTGCCGACCCCCGGGTTCGGATTCGGCCTCGGCTCGCGGGTCATGGTCGACCTGGCTGCCAGCCAGGGACCCGGCTCGGTCGGTGAGTTCGGCTGGGCCGGCGCCGCCAAGACCTACTACTGGGTCGACCCCGCCGAAGACCTCGTCGGGGTGTTCATGGCCCAGTACATGACCGGCCCCGAACAGCCCGACCGGACCTTCCGTTCGGTCGTCCACCAGGCGATCATCGACTGA
- a CDS encoding metallophosphoesterase produces MQLLVASDLHYALPQLDWILDQAVGVDAVVLAGDLLDVSSPVPLESQIVVIRTYLRNLAERTTTVVCSGNHDLSARNGHGEKSAPWIEACRDDGVIVDGQCLDVGDVRITVCPWWDGPATRADVASQLERDGRDRLRRWVWIYHYPPTETPVSWVGNRYIGDDDLHAWIHEHGPDLVLTGHIHDSPFLDGGSWIGRLDASWVINAGRQRGPVPTHAIVDLATGLAEWWSPFGRGDQRLWSTAAQVAATS; encoded by the coding sequence GTGCAGTTGCTCGTGGCGTCGGACCTCCACTACGCCTTGCCGCAGCTCGACTGGATCCTCGATCAGGCGGTCGGCGTCGACGCGGTGGTGCTCGCCGGCGACCTGCTCGACGTGTCGTCGCCGGTGCCGCTCGAGTCGCAGATCGTCGTCATTCGCACGTACCTCCGCAACCTGGCCGAACGCACGACCACGGTCGTCTGTTCGGGCAATCACGATCTCTCCGCCCGCAACGGCCACGGTGAGAAGAGTGCACCATGGATCGAAGCATGCCGTGACGACGGCGTGATCGTCGACGGGCAGTGCCTCGACGTGGGCGACGTGCGGATCACGGTGTGCCCGTGGTGGGACGGTCCCGCCACACGGGCCGACGTCGCGTCGCAACTCGAACGCGACGGCCGGGATCGGCTTCGCCGCTGGGTCTGGATCTACCACTACCCACCGACGGAGACGCCGGTGTCGTGGGTCGGAAATCGGTACATCGGCGATGACGATCTCCATGCGTGGATCCACGAACACGGGCCCGACCTCGTGCTCACCGGCCACATCCACGACTCGCCGTTCCTCGACGGAGGCTCGTGGATCGGCCGGCTCGACGCCTCCTGGGTGATCAACGCCGGTCGCCAACGCGGGCCGGTCCCGACCCACGCGATCGTCGACCTGGCGACCGGCCTCGCCGAGTGGTGGTCACCGTTCGGTCGTGGAGACCAGCGGCTCTGGTCGACGGCCGCGCAGGTGGCAGCGACGTCGTAG
- a CDS encoding maleylpyruvate isomerase family mycothiol-dependent enzyme yields MDVSEYIGAVSDEGERFARAAEAGSLAVEIPPCPGWTMRDLVRHLGFIHLWAAENVTHPIDDWADVDDLPDLTTHWPELATAWPDDADLVAWYRRTNANLVRVLESAPPDLECFAFLPAPTPLTMWSRRQASEIAIHRFDAEVAHGVVSQFDEAFAADMLDELLAGFAPRPGKVAVDDTRTIHVHASDVDEHWHLTFEPHGITTCRMVGDADLTVRATAAELYLAFWNRTADTTLGLDGDAGLMDTWRQTCRVRWG; encoded by the coding sequence GTGGACGTGTCGGAGTACATCGGTGCCGTGAGCGACGAGGGCGAGCGGTTCGCGAGGGCCGCCGAGGCCGGCTCGTTGGCGGTCGAGATCCCGCCGTGCCCCGGTTGGACCATGCGCGACCTGGTCCGTCATCTCGGCTTCATCCATCTGTGGGCGGCGGAGAACGTGACGCATCCGATCGACGACTGGGCCGACGTCGACGATCTGCCCGATCTCACCACCCACTGGCCGGAACTCGCCACCGCCTGGCCCGACGACGCCGACCTGGTCGCCTGGTATCGCCGGACGAACGCAAACCTGGTGCGGGTGCTGGAGTCGGCGCCCCCCGACCTCGAGTGCTTCGCGTTCCTCCCGGCACCGACGCCCCTCACGATGTGGTCGCGTCGCCAGGCGAGCGAGATCGCGATCCACCGGTTCGACGCCGAGGTGGCGCATGGGGTCGTGTCACAGTTCGATGAGGCGTTCGCTGCGGACATGCTCGACGAACTGCTCGCCGGTTTCGCTCCCCGCCCCGGCAAGGTCGCGGTCGACGACACACGAACGATCCACGTCCACGCGTCCGACGTCGACGAGCACTGGCACCTCACGTTCGAACCGCACGGGATCACGACGTGCCGAATGGTCGGCGACGCCGACCTCACCGTCAGAGCGACGGCTGCCGAGCTCTACCTCGCGTTCTGGAACCGCACGGCCGACACGACCCTCGGACTCGACGGCGACGCCGGCCTGATGGACACCTGGCGGCAGACCTGTCGCGTCCGCTGGGGCTGA
- a CDS encoding PadR family transcriptional regulator gives MPARLTTSSYAVLGLLAIQPWSAYELAQQATRSLRFAWPKSERLLYAEPKKLVEHGLATVTNEQAGGRTRAVYTITDAGRSELRTWMTTSPQPPALEAEALVRLLFAENGDIDDLLSALTKLADDAAVLREQVATINTSYLDGGHPFPDRAHLSVLFATFQLEFFDLVVRWVDFAKAEIERWPSTDGLGMTAGTESILQLIKEGRSVLDPS, from the coding sequence GTGCCCGCACGATTGACGACCTCCTCGTACGCGGTCCTCGGGCTGCTCGCCATCCAGCCGTGGTCGGCGTACGAACTGGCCCAGCAGGCCACCCGCAGCCTCCGGTTCGCCTGGCCGAAGTCCGAGCGCCTCCTGTACGCCGAGCCGAAGAAGCTGGTCGAACACGGCCTCGCCACCGTGACGAACGAACAGGCCGGCGGACGGACCAGGGCCGTCTACACGATCACCGATGCCGGTCGATCCGAGCTGCGAACGTGGATGACGACCTCGCCCCAACCGCCGGCGCTCGAAGCCGAAGCCCTCGTCCGCCTGCTGTTCGCGGAGAACGGCGACATCGACGACCTCCTCTCGGCCCTCACGAAGCTGGCCGACGACGCGGCGGTCCTACGCGAACAGGTCGCCACGATCAACACGTCGTACCTGGACGGCGGGCACCCGTTTCCCGACCGGGCGCACCTGTCGGTGCTCTTCGCCACCTTCCAGCTCGAGTTCTTCGACCTGGTCGTCAGGTGGGTCGACTTCGCGAAGGCGGAGATCGAGCGCTGGCCGTCGACCGATGGGCTCGGCATGACCGCCGGCACCGAGTCGATCCTGCAACTGATCAAGGAGGGCCGTTCGGTCCTCGATCCGTCCTGA
- the arr gene encoding NAD(+)--rifampin ADP-ribosyltransferase has translation MTNGEHDTEKIPTESDDVEYVPVTFERCDHVEGPFYHGTKTAFAVGDRLLPGHGSNFHEGRTSNHVYFSAIVETAVWGAELATALAGSDERGHVYVVEPTGPFEDDPNVTNKRFPGNITRSYRTRDPLVVVGEVESWEGHPPDVLQTMLDNIAELREQGLDVIED, from the coding sequence ATGACGAACGGCGAACACGACACGGAGAAGATTCCCACGGAGTCCGACGACGTCGAGTACGTCCCGGTGACGTTCGAACGGTGCGACCACGTCGAAGGACCCTTCTACCACGGCACGAAGACCGCCTTCGCGGTCGGCGACCGTCTCCTGCCCGGCCACGGCTCGAACTTCCACGAGGGCCGCACCTCGAACCACGTGTACTTCTCCGCGATCGTGGAGACGGCCGTGTGGGGAGCGGAGTTGGCGACCGCGCTGGCCGGGAGCGACGAGCGCGGGCACGTCTACGTCGTCGAGCCCACGGGCCCGTTCGAGGACGACCCGAACGTGACGAACAAGCGGTTCCCCGGCAACATCACCCGGTCCTACCGGACCCGCGACCCGTTGGTCGTCGTCGGTGAGGTCGAGAGCTGGGAAGGCCACCCGCCCGACGTGTTGCAGACGATGCTCGACAACATCGCCGAGCTGCGCGAGCAGGGCCTGGACGTGATCGAGGACTAG
- a CDS encoding pyridoxal-dependent decarboxylase, translating to MTTDTDLLRHAGELAIAYTAQVDERAAAATPEAIAALAAFTEPLPDTGADATETLDLLAEIGGPATVASTGPDYYGFVTGATYPAALGASFIADAWDQNAALPAMSPIATALHDVTRGWLVDLLGLPTHTDVTYVTGATVANASCIAAARDELLQRAGWDAQRDGMFGAPEITVVIGAQAHSTLRKSLGLVGLGRERVIVVPADDQGRMIAERLPDPASLTGPVLVCAQAGEVNSGAFDPFDAIADWLAPIDNGWLHVDGAFGLWALADPTRAHLVAGLERADSWATDGHKWLNVSYDCGIVFVAREGALVRTFKAAAGYLPPATGFEAMHHTPQSSQRARQIEIWAVLRTLGRAGVAELVQRHSSCAVTIADRLRGAGFDVLNDVVLNQVLVRYRDGATTERLIAAIQADGRIWCGPTTWQGETALRVSVSSWKTTVADADRAADVIIECAGGL from the coding sequence ATGACGACCGACACTGATCTGCTCCGACACGCCGGCGAACTGGCGATCGCCTACACGGCGCAGGTCGACGAGCGGGCGGCGGCAGCAACCCCGGAGGCGATCGCCGCGCTCGCCGCGTTCACCGAGCCCCTCCCCGATACCGGCGCCGACGCCACCGAGACGCTCGACCTGCTAGCAGAGATCGGCGGGCCGGCCACCGTGGCATCCACCGGCCCCGACTACTACGGCTTCGTCACCGGGGCCACGTACCCGGCGGCCCTCGGTGCCTCGTTCATCGCCGACGCCTGGGATCAGAACGCGGCGCTCCCCGCGATGTCGCCGATCGCCACCGCCCTGCACGACGTGACCCGCGGCTGGCTCGTCGACCTGCTCGGCCTGCCGACCCACACCGACGTCACGTACGTCACCGGCGCCACGGTCGCCAACGCGAGCTGCATCGCCGCCGCCCGCGACGAGCTGCTCCAACGGGCCGGTTGGGACGCCCAGCGCGACGGCATGTTCGGCGCCCCGGAGATCACCGTCGTCATCGGTGCCCAGGCCCACAGCACGCTCCGCAAGTCGCTCGGACTCGTCGGGCTCGGCCGCGAACGGGTGATCGTCGTCCCCGCCGACGACCAGGGGCGGATGATCGCCGAGCGTCTCCCCGACCCCGCCTCACTGACCGGACCCGTGCTCGTCTGCGCGCAGGCCGGCGAGGTCAACTCCGGCGCCTTCGACCCGTTCGACGCCATCGCCGACTGGCTCGCACCGATCGACAACGGGTGGCTCCACGTCGACGGCGCGTTCGGGCTGTGGGCGCTCGCCGACCCGACCCGAGCGCACCTCGTCGCCGGTCTCGAACGTGCCGACTCGTGGGCGACCGACGGACACAAGTGGCTCAACGTCTCCTACGACTGCGGGATCGTGTTCGTCGCCCGCGAGGGCGCCCTCGTGCGCACGTTCAAGGCAGCTGCCGGCTACCTCCCACCCGCCACCGGCTTCGAGGCGATGCACCACACACCCCAGTCGTCGCAGCGAGCACGCCAGATCGAGATCTGGGCCGTGCTGCGCACGCTCGGCCGTGCCGGCGTCGCCGAACTGGTGCAGCGCCACTCGTCGTGTGCGGTCACCATCGCCGATCGCCTCCGTGGCGCCGGGTTCGACGTCCTCAACGACGTCGTGCTCAACCAGGTGCTCGTCCGCTACCGCGACGGTGCGACCACCGAACGCCTCATCGCCGCGATCCAGGCCGACGGCCGCATCTGGTGCGGCCCCACCACCTGGCAGGGCGAGACGGCGCTGCGCGTCAGTGTCTCCTCGTGGAAGACCACCGTCGCCGACGCCGATCGCGCCGCCGACGTCATCATCGAGTGCGCCGGCGGACTCTGA